A segment of the Aureimonas sp. SA4125 genome:
GAAACGGTACGACGATCGAGCGCGACAGCGTCAATGCATGGCCGCTCAGTCCGCGCTCGCGCGCCGCCTCGGCCATGGCCGAGCGCACGAAACCCGGCAGGCCGCCGAGATCCTCGTCGCCGAGGGGCAGAACGAAGTTTCGCTCGTCAGCGAGAATGTTCTGCGAGAACGCGGTGCCGAGTTCGGACAGGCGCGCATCGATTTCGGCCAGGCGCAGCCGCGCCTCGCCCTCCAGCCGCGCACCGCCCCGCACGAAATCCTGGTGGACGCGTTCGAGAAGCCGCAGGTCTTCCGGCGAAAGCTCCTCCGACACGGCGATCGCGGCGCGGCGCTGGAAGACGTCGTCGATTCGCGCGAACAGGGCGGCATCGAGCATGATGGCCGAGGAATGACGCGAGAGTATCGGCGACAGGCGGCGTTCCAGCGCCTGCAGCGCGGCATCGGTATGGGCGCCGGCAAGGGTAAAGAAGAGAGACGCGGCCTTTGACAGAAGGCGACCGGCCCGCTCCATGGCGGCGATAGTATTGGCAAAGGTCGCAGGCTCCGCATTCCCGGCAACCGCGGCGATCTCGGCCCGGTGTGCCGCCATTGCGGCGGTGAAGCTGGCGTCGAAAACCTCGGGGTTCAGCTTCTCGAAATCGGGCCAATCGCCGACCGAAGTTGTTGAATGCCAAAGGGAATGAGACAACACAATAGCGTGATTCGACACCGGGCGCTCCTATTTTCGCAAGTCAACGAGTTACTTATAGAATATGAATAACGACAGCGGCCGTAACCGCTCCTTATGATTACGGGCCGTGTTGAACGAACTCCTGCCCGACGGATCGGTGCCACCGAATACTTTGTCGATCGGTCGCAAATATCAAAAAGAAGAAGGACCATGACACAGATCATGCCCGAAAATTCCCTCGGCTTCCTCCTCAACGATCTTTCGCGCCTGTTTCGGCAGGCCTTCGAAAAATCGATGGGCGATGCCGGACTCGTTCTAACCCCCGGTGAGATTCGGGCTCTGGCCCATGTCGCCCGGCATGGTGGGGCACGGCAAGCCGTTCTCGCGGAAAGAATGGGTGTGGAGCCGATGACGCTGTCCGCCTATCTCGACCGCCTGGAAACCCGCGGCTTGATCATCAGGACGACCGATCCGACCGACCGGCGCGCCAAGGTGATCCACCTCACGGACAGAGCCGACGATGTGATCGACCAGGTCCGCCCCCTGGCCGCGCAGATCTACGCGCAGATCACCGACGGCATCGACGCCGGCGAACTCCGGACGATGGAAAGCGCTCTTTTGCGAATCCGGGACAATCTTGCTCAAACCGTCCCCTTCGTCAGCTTTCCGAACGACCTGCTGCCGATGGGGCGGTCCGCCCGCGCCTGATTCTCGGCTCGGTGCTGTCGGCTGGTACGGCCGATACAGTGGCGTCCAGTGGGACGGGAAGCCGGCTTGTGCCGCGTCATCCAGACCGATGTGTTGATGAGCGCGACGGGGCGGTTTGCTTGCGCGGTGCTCGCGGCTATAGATTCGCGCACGATGCGTCCCCGCGACAGCAATGACGGGGCGCCATAGGGTGGAAATGCACGCTCAGCCGATCGCCAGTCGATGCGGCGGAAGCGTCGACGGCGGAGTGATCAGGACCCGATGAGCCTGGAGAGCGACATCGCGGTGCTGCGGGACGTTCCGCTTTTTGCCGACCTCACCGACGACCAGTTGCGGCTTCTGGCATTCGGCGCCGATCACCGGCGCCTGCGCCAGGGCGAGGTGGTCTTTCGGGAGGCTTCGCGGGCCGACGCCGGCTATGTCGTCGCCAGCGGCGAGGTCATGCTGCAGAACAGCCGGGGCGGCCGCGAGCGGACCATCGGCCGCTTCGGCCCGGGCACGCTGATCGGCGAACTCGCTCTGATCACCGAAACCCGCCGACCGGCCGATGCCGTCGCCGCCACCGACTGCGACCTCATCCACGTCACCCGCGCGCTGTTCCACCGCATGCTGGAGGAATATCCCGAGATCGCCCTTTCCCTTCATGAGAAGATCGCCGACCAGCTCGGCCGGTTGACCGCCGAGATCCTTTCACTGGAAGAGCGTTTCCAGTAGCGGTCCGGCCACGGATCAGAGGTCGAGCGTCACCATCACGGGGACATGGTCGGACGGCCGCTCCCAGCCGCGCGCCTCCTTCAGGACGGTGAGGCCCCGCAGCGCCGAGACGAGATCGGTCGAGCCCCAGATATGGTCGAGCCGGCGGCCGCGGTCGGCCAGCGTCCAGTCCTTGGCGCGGTAGCTCCACCAGGTGAAGAGCTTCTCCTCGATGGGAATCTGCGCCCGCACGAGATCGGCCCAGCCGCCGTCGACCATCGCCCTGAGGAGGCCGTCTGTCTCCACCGGCGTGTGCGAAACGATCTTCAGAAGCTGCTTGTGCGACCAGACATCGGTCTCGAACGGCGCGATGTTCAGATCGCCGAGGAGAAGCGAGGAGACGCCGGGCTCGGCCGAGGCGCTCGTGCGCCGCATCTCCTCGATGAA
Coding sequences within it:
- a CDS encoding MarR family transcriptional regulator, which codes for MTQIMPENSLGFLLNDLSRLFRQAFEKSMGDAGLVLTPGEIRALAHVARHGGARQAVLAERMGVEPMTLSAYLDRLETRGLIIRTTDPTDRRAKVIHLTDRADDVIDQVRPLAAQIYAQITDGIDAGELRTMESALLRIRDNLAQTVPFVSFPNDLLPMGRSARA
- a CDS encoding cyclic nucleotide-binding domain-containing protein is translated as MSLESDIAVLRDVPLFADLTDDQLRLLAFGADHRRLRQGEVVFREASRADAGYVVASGEVMLQNSRGGRERTIGRFGPGTLIGELALITETRRPADAVAATDCDLIHVTRALFHRMLEEYPEIALSLHEKIADQLGRLTAEILSLEERFQ
- a CDS encoding exodeoxyribonuclease III; translated protein: MFSIATWNINSVRLRLPLVEHFLREHRPDVLCLQEIKCQEEQFPLTALQALGYEHIAMHGQKGYHGVATVSLHPLEDVMRQDFCAVGDARHLSVRLRFGERHLRIHNFYVPAGGDEPDRTVNPKFGHKLDFIEEMRRTSASAEPGVSSLLLGDLNIAPFETDVWSHKQLLKIVSHTPVETDGLLRAMVDGGWADLVRAQIPIEEKLFTWWSYRAKDWTLADRGRRLDHIWGSTDLVSALRGLTVLKEARGWERPSDHVPVMVTLDL